One window of Myxocyprinus asiaticus isolate MX2 ecotype Aquarium Trade chromosome 6, UBuf_Myxa_2, whole genome shotgun sequence genomic DNA carries:
- the LOC127441888 gene encoding endophilin-B1-like isoform X2: MEFNVRRLAADAGTFLSRAVQLTEEKFGQAERTELDAHLETLMGRAESTKHWTEKIMKQTEVLLQPNPNVRMEEFLYEMLDKKVPTRANNHELLGECMIDSGHEFGPGTAYGSALIKCGETEKLVGSAEKEFIQSSAINFLTPFRNFIEGDFKTIAKERKLLQNKRLDLDSAKNRLKKARVADARSAELNSTPPLGEEYVAHFSYMLSFLHVRWLKMWADEVKQAETELRIAQSEFDRQAEITRLLLEGISSTHAHHLHCLNDFVDAQAAYYAQCYQYMVNLQKQLGSFPSTFCPNNNQPARSSSASISVPTVPVAASLPAPPPSQASPALNELRSTSGTRKARVLYDYDAASSKELSLLADEVITVSSVPGMDSDWLMGQRGNQKGKVPITYLELLN, encoded by the exons ATGGAGTTCAACGTTAGACGACTGGCAGCAGATGCTGGCACTTTCCTCAGCCGTGCTGTACAG TTAACGGAGGAGAAGTTTGGGCAGGCGGAAAGGACTGAGCTAGATGCCCACCTGGAGACCCTCATGGGCCGGGCAGAGTCCACCAAACACTGGACAGAGAAGATCATGAAACAGACAGAAGTTCTGCTGCAGCCAAACCCCA ATGTCAGGATGGAGGAGTTCCTTTATGAGATGCTGGACAAAAAAGTCCCAACACGTGCCAACAACCACGAGTTGCTGGGGGAGTGCATGATCGACTCTGGGCACGAGTTTGGACCTGGAACAGCATACG GGAGTGCTCTCATTAAATGTGGGGAAACTGAGAAGCTGGTAGGCAGTGCAGAGAAAGAATTCATCCAGAGCTCAGCTATCAATTTTCTCACTCCCTTTAGGAACTTCATCGAGGGCGATTTTAAAACCATAGCG AAAGAGCGAAAACTGCTTCAGAACAAGCGTCTGGATCTGGATTCGGCCAAAAACAGACTGAAGAAGGCTAGAGTGGCTGATGCTCGCTCTGCA GAGCTGAACTCAACCCCTCCACTGGGAGAGGAGTATGTGGCTCACTTTTCTTACATGCTCAGCTTCTTGCATGTCAGGTGGCTAAAG ATGTGGGCTGACGAAGTCAAGCAG gcagAGACAGAACTGAGGATAGCACAGAGTGAGTTTGACCGGCAAGCAGAGATCACCAGGCTTCTACTAGAGGGCATCAGCAGCACTCAT GCCCATCACTTGCACTGTCTGAACGATTTTGTGGATGCTCAAGCCGCTTATTATGCACAGTGTTATCAGTACATGGTCAATCTGCAGAAACAGCTGGGAAG CTTCCCTTCCACATTCTGCCCTAATAACAATCAGCCAGCCAGGAGCTCCTCTGCCAGTATCTCAGTTCCCACTGTGCCAGTGGCCGCCTCACTGCCCGCTCCTCCCCCCAGCCAGGCCTCACCCGCACTCAACGAGCTCCGCAGCACTTCTGGCACACGTAAGGCCCGTGTGCTGTACGACTACGATGCCGCCAGCAGCAAGGAGCTCTCTTTACTTGCTGATGAG GTGATCACAGTGAGCAGTGTTCCAGGCAtggattctgattggctgatggggCAGAGGGGGAATCAAAAAGGCAAAGTGCCAATTACTTACCTGGAGCTGCTCAATTAA
- the LOC127441889 gene encoding crystallin J1A-like: MAFAQADRAIGAIIGSAVADAAAQPLHWVYDLQKLSVLLSETPQPEFRPDSANPFYRRNTGQQSCYGDQAFVLLESLSENGGLNVEDLKQRTYKFFGPGSEYDTPVNDPYRDKGAPRPQLPIEGPWRQASLKSFIKNVDAGNAETGCETDNQIDGVSKLAPIVACYGGKPEMLERVEEAIRVTQNNDMCVAVTLAAARFLEHFILNGPDPKALDAVLKQLSDPNRKNPQELDKAVAGHIHQVKENLNKKPKELIPTVFPNTUGLPGAFQAALHGVLTASGYEQSIRDTMSCGGCTCSRSSFIGACIGAQIGLEGIPSSWKSKTLRYNTLLDLAKKVACLQHA, encoded by the exons ATGGCCTTTGCCCAGGCTGACAGGGCGATTGGAGCAATCATTGGTTCAGCTGTTGCCGATGCTGCAG CACAACCACTCCATTGGGTCTATGACTTGCAGAAGCTGAGCGTGTTACTCTCTGAAACTCCTCAGCCAGAGTTTCGTCCAGATTCTGCCAACCCGTTCTACAGGAGGAACACTGGACAGCAGAGCTGCTATGGAGATCAAGCATTTGTGCTTTTGGAATCCCTGTCTGAGAATGGAG GTCTGAATGTGGAAGATTTGAAGCAGCGTACCTACAAGTTCTTTGGGCCTGGATCTGAGTATGACACACCAGTCAATGATCCTTACCGAGACAAAGGAG CTCCCAGGCCTCAACTACCCATTGAGGGACCCTGGAGACAGGCAAGCCTTAAGAGCTTTATTAAAAATGTGGATGCTGGCAATGCAGAGACAG GTTGTGAAACTGATAATCAAATTGATGGTGTTTCAAAGCTGGCTCCCATTGTAGCATGTTATGGTGGAAAGCCAGAGATGTTGGAGAGAGTTGAGGAAGCCATCCGTGTCACTCAGAACAACGACATGTGTGTGGCAGTAACTCTTGCTGCTGCTAG GTTCTTGGAGCATTTCATCCTGAATGGTCCTGATCCTAAAGCGCTGGATGCAGTGCTGAAACAGCTCAGTGACCCGAATAGAAAAAACCCTCAGGAGCTGGACAAAGCTGTAGCTG GGCACATTCATCAAGTAAAGGAGAATCTGAACAAGAAACCCAAAGAGCTCATTCCTACTGTGTTCCCAAACACCTGAG GTTTGCCCGGTGCATTCCAGGCAGCATTGCATGGGGTTTTGACAGCCAGTGGGTATGAGCAGTCTATCCGGGACACCATGAGCTGTGGGGGATGCACCTGTAGCAGGAGCTCCTTCATTGGGGCCTGCATTGGGGCTCAG ATTGGACTTGAAGGAATCCCAAGTTCATGGAAAAGCAAGACTCTGCGATACAACACTTTGCTAGATCTTGCAAAGAAAGTTGCTTGTCTCCAGCATGCCTAA
- the LOC127441883 gene encoding rho guanine nucleotide exchange factor 4-like isoform X8 produces the protein MGFQEAYITVQLISDGSVCAEALWDHVTMDDQELGFKAGDVIEVVDATNKEWWWGRVLDSEGWFPASFVRLRVNQDEPMDEYFAHLDGDSEGGSASTVCSLGPGLPCKEQMRANVINEIMSTERDYIKHLKDICEGYIKQCRKRTDMFTEEQLRTIFGNIDELYRFQKKFLKALEKKFNKDHPHLSEIGSCFLEHQTNFQIYSEYCNNHPNACVQLSKLMKIKKYVFFFEACRLLQKMIDISLDGFLLTPVQKICKYPLQLAELLKYTNPQHRDYKDVEAALNAMKNVARLINERKRRLENIDKIAQWQSSIEDWEGEDILSRSSDLIFSGDLTKISQPQAKGQQRMFFLFDHQLVFCKKDLLRRDILYYKGRLDMDQMQVVDVEDGKDKDFNVSVKNALKLCSPGGEEVHLLCAKKPEQKQRWLRAFADEREQVQHDLETGFTITEVQKKQAMLNASKSHPTGKPKVLALQHLLALRTPPRLHPKTSKCLRFSEPSGPLAPRATLTSPLLPESPQRRQGRGVRVPPGVLRRAISWAISSQSREPIE, from the exons ATGGGTTTTCAGGAAGCATACATCACAGTGCAG CTGATCAGTGATGGCAGTGTGTGTGCGGAGGCTCTATGGGACCACGTCACCATGGATGACCAGGAGCTGGGCTTCAAGGCTGGGGATGTCATCGAAGTAGTGGATGCCACAAACAAGGAGTGGTGGTGGGGCCGAGTGCTGGACAGTGAGGGTTGGTTCCCCGCCAGCTTTGTTCGG TTACGGGTGAACCAGGATGAGCCCATGGATGAGTACTTTGCCCATCTGGACGGGGATTCAGAGGGGGGTAGTGCCAGCACGGTGTGCTCCCTAGGACCCGGTCTGCCCTGCAAGGAGCAAATGAGAGCCAACGTCATCAATGAGATCATGAGCACAGAGAGGGATTACATCAAACACTTGAAGGACATCTGTGAG GGCTACATAAAACAGTGTCGGAAAAGGACAGACATGTTTACCGAGGAGCAACTGCGCACTATCTTTGGCAACATTGATGAGCTCTACCGATTCCAGAAGAAGTTCCTGAAAGCTTTGGAGAAGAAATTTAACAAAGACCATCCTCACCTCAGTGAGATTGGCTCATGCTTCTTAGAGCAT CAAACAAACTTCCAGATATACTCAGAGTATTGCAACAACCACCCCAATGCCTGCGTGCAGCTCTCCAAACTGATGAAGATCAAGAAGTATGTGTTCTTCTTTGAGGCTTGTCGCTTGCTCCAGAAGATGATTGACATTTCACTAGATGGATTCCTGCTTACTCCTGTTCAGAAGATTTGCAAGTACCCTCTACAGCTGGCTGAACTGCTGAAGTATACCAACCCACAGCACAG aGATTATAAGGATGTGGAGGCTGCCTTAAACGCAATGAAGAATGTGGCCAGACTGATCAATGAGAGAAAGAGGCGTCTGGAGAACATTGACAAAATTGCTCAGTGGCAGAGCTCCATAGAGGACTGGGAG GGTGAAGACATCTTGAGCAGGAGCTCCGACCTTATTTTCTCTGGAGACCTGACCAAGATCTCCCAGCCACAGGCCAAAGGCCAGCAGCGAATGTTCTTCCTCTTTGACCACCAGTTGGTTTTCTGTAAAAAG GATCTGCTTCGGAGAGATATCCTGTACTACAAGGGTCGGTTAGACATGGATCAAATGCAAGTGGTGGATGTAGAGGATGGGAAGGATAAGGACTTTAACGTGAGTGTGAAGAATGCCTTGAAACTCTGTTCTCCTGGTGGAGAGGAGGTCCATCTTCTATGTGCCAAGAAACCCGAGCAGAAGCAGCGCTGGCTGCGAGCCTTTGCAGATGAACGGGAACAGGTTCAGCATGACCTCGAAACAG GTTTTACAATTACAGAAGTCCAAAAGAAGCAGGCCATGCTGAACGCATCTAAAAGTCACCCAACAGGGAAGCCCAAAG TTTTAGCTTTACAGCACTTGTTGGCACTCAGAACTCCTCCTCGTCTACACCCAAAAACGTCCAAGTGCCTACGTTTTTCCGAACCTTCAGGACCTCTGGCTCCCAGGGCCACCTTAACTTCACCTCTCCTCCCTGAAAGCCCACAGCGGAGGCAGGGGCGGGGGGTTAGGGTGCCCCCTGGGGTCCTGCGCAGGGCAATATCCTGGGCAATATCCTCTCAAAGTAGAGAACCGATCGAGTAG
- the LOC127441883 gene encoding rho guanine nucleotide exchange factor 4-like isoform X9, whose translation MDDQELGFKAGDVIEVVDATNKEWWWGRVLDSEGWFPASFVRLRVNQDEPMDEYFAHLDGDSEGGSASTVCSLGPGLPCKEQMRANVINEIMSTERDYIKHLKDICEGYIKQCRKRTDMFTEEQLRTIFGNIDELYRFQKKFLKALEKKFNKDHPHLSEIGSCFLEHQTNFQIYSEYCNNHPNACVQLSKLMKIKKYVFFFEACRLLQKMIDISLDGFLLTPVQKICKYPLQLAELLKYTNPQHRDYKDVEAALNAMKNVARLINERKRRLENIDKIAQWQSSIEDWEGEDILSRSSDLIFSGDLTKISQPQAKGQQRMFFLFDHQLVFCKKDLLRRDILYYKGRLDMDQMQVVDVEDGKDKDFNVSVKNALKLCSPGGEEVHLLCAKKPEQKQRWLRAFADEREQVQHDLETGFTITEVQKKQAMLNASKSHPTGKPKVLALQHLLALRTPPRLHPKTSKCLRFSEPSGPLAPRATLTSPLLPESPQRRQGRGVRVPPGVLRRAISWAISSQSREPIE comes from the exons ATGGATGACCAGGAGCTGGGCTTCAAGGCTGGGGATGTCATCGAAGTAGTGGATGCCACAAACAAGGAGTGGTGGTGGGGCCGAGTGCTGGACAGTGAGGGTTGGTTCCCCGCCAGCTTTGTTCGG TTACGGGTGAACCAGGATGAGCCCATGGATGAGTACTTTGCCCATCTGGACGGGGATTCAGAGGGGGGTAGTGCCAGCACGGTGTGCTCCCTAGGACCCGGTCTGCCCTGCAAGGAGCAAATGAGAGCCAACGTCATCAATGAGATCATGAGCACAGAGAGGGATTACATCAAACACTTGAAGGACATCTGTGAG GGCTACATAAAACAGTGTCGGAAAAGGACAGACATGTTTACCGAGGAGCAACTGCGCACTATCTTTGGCAACATTGATGAGCTCTACCGATTCCAGAAGAAGTTCCTGAAAGCTTTGGAGAAGAAATTTAACAAAGACCATCCTCACCTCAGTGAGATTGGCTCATGCTTCTTAGAGCAT CAAACAAACTTCCAGATATACTCAGAGTATTGCAACAACCACCCCAATGCCTGCGTGCAGCTCTCCAAACTGATGAAGATCAAGAAGTATGTGTTCTTCTTTGAGGCTTGTCGCTTGCTCCAGAAGATGATTGACATTTCACTAGATGGATTCCTGCTTACTCCTGTTCAGAAGATTTGCAAGTACCCTCTACAGCTGGCTGAACTGCTGAAGTATACCAACCCACAGCACAG aGATTATAAGGATGTGGAGGCTGCCTTAAACGCAATGAAGAATGTGGCCAGACTGATCAATGAGAGAAAGAGGCGTCTGGAGAACATTGACAAAATTGCTCAGTGGCAGAGCTCCATAGAGGACTGGGAG GGTGAAGACATCTTGAGCAGGAGCTCCGACCTTATTTTCTCTGGAGACCTGACCAAGATCTCCCAGCCACAGGCCAAAGGCCAGCAGCGAATGTTCTTCCTCTTTGACCACCAGTTGGTTTTCTGTAAAAAG GATCTGCTTCGGAGAGATATCCTGTACTACAAGGGTCGGTTAGACATGGATCAAATGCAAGTGGTGGATGTAGAGGATGGGAAGGATAAGGACTTTAACGTGAGTGTGAAGAATGCCTTGAAACTCTGTTCTCCTGGTGGAGAGGAGGTCCATCTTCTATGTGCCAAGAAACCCGAGCAGAAGCAGCGCTGGCTGCGAGCCTTTGCAGATGAACGGGAACAGGTTCAGCATGACCTCGAAACAG GTTTTACAATTACAGAAGTCCAAAAGAAGCAGGCCATGCTGAACGCATCTAAAAGTCACCCAACAGGGAAGCCCAAAG TTTTAGCTTTACAGCACTTGTTGGCACTCAGAACTCCTCCTCGTCTACACCCAAAAACGTCCAAGTGCCTACGTTTTTCCGAACCTTCAGGACCTCTGGCTCCCAGGGCCACCTTAACTTCACCTCTCCTCCCTGAAAGCCCACAGCGGAGGCAGGGGCGGGGGGTTAGGGTGCCCCCTGGGGTCCTGCGCAGGGCAATATCCTGGGCAATATCCTCTCAAAGTAGAGAACCGATCGAGTAG
- the LOC127441888 gene encoding endophilin-B1-like isoform X1, whose product MEFNVRRLAADAGTFLSRAVQLTEEKFGQAERTELDAHLETLMGRAESTKHWTEKIMKQTEVLLQPNPNVRMEEFLYEMLDKKVPTRANNHELLGECMIDSGHEFGPGTAYGSALIKCGETEKLVGSAEKEFIQSSAINFLTPFRNFIEGDFKTIAKERKLLQNKRLDLDSAKNRLKKARVADARSAAETELRIAQSEFDRQAEITRLLLEGISSTHAHHLHCLNDFVDAQAAYYAQCYQYMVNLQKQLGSFPSTFCPNNNQPARSSSASISVPTVPVAASLPAPPPSQASPALNELRSTSGTRKARVLYDYDAASSKELSLLADEVITVSSVPGMDSDWLMGQRGNQKGKVPITYLELLN is encoded by the exons ATGGAGTTCAACGTTAGACGACTGGCAGCAGATGCTGGCACTTTCCTCAGCCGTGCTGTACAG TTAACGGAGGAGAAGTTTGGGCAGGCGGAAAGGACTGAGCTAGATGCCCACCTGGAGACCCTCATGGGCCGGGCAGAGTCCACCAAACACTGGACAGAGAAGATCATGAAACAGACAGAAGTTCTGCTGCAGCCAAACCCCA ATGTCAGGATGGAGGAGTTCCTTTATGAGATGCTGGACAAAAAAGTCCCAACACGTGCCAACAACCACGAGTTGCTGGGGGAGTGCATGATCGACTCTGGGCACGAGTTTGGACCTGGAACAGCATACG GGAGTGCTCTCATTAAATGTGGGGAAACTGAGAAGCTGGTAGGCAGTGCAGAGAAAGAATTCATCCAGAGCTCAGCTATCAATTTTCTCACTCCCTTTAGGAACTTCATCGAGGGCGATTTTAAAACCATAGCG AAAGAGCGAAAACTGCTTCAGAACAAGCGTCTGGATCTGGATTCGGCCAAAAACAGACTGAAGAAGGCTAGAGTGGCTGATGCTCGCTCTGCA gcagAGACAGAACTGAGGATAGCACAGAGTGAGTTTGACCGGCAAGCAGAGATCACCAGGCTTCTACTAGAGGGCATCAGCAGCACTCAT GCCCATCACTTGCACTGTCTGAACGATTTTGTGGATGCTCAAGCCGCTTATTATGCACAGTGTTATCAGTACATGGTCAATCTGCAGAAACAGCTGGGAAG CTTCCCTTCCACATTCTGCCCTAATAACAATCAGCCAGCCAGGAGCTCCTCTGCCAGTATCTCAGTTCCCACTGTGCCAGTGGCCGCCTCACTGCCCGCTCCTCCCCCCAGCCAGGCCTCACCCGCACTCAACGAGCTCCGCAGCACTTCTGGCACACGTAAGGCCCGTGTGCTGTACGACTACGATGCCGCCAGCAGCAAGGAGCTCTCTTTACTTGCTGATGAG GTGATCACAGTGAGCAGTGTTCCAGGCAtggattctgattggctgatggggCAGAGGGGGAATCAAAAAGGCAAAGTGCCAATTACTTACCTGGAGCTGCTCAATTAA